The DNA sequence GCGGGCCGGCCTTCCTGGGCTTTCTGCTCTACTGCTGGATTGTGGAGCCCCTGCTGCGCCTGACCACCCCCGACGAGGTGGACCGCTACTTCCCGGTCAAGATTTTCGACAGCCTCACGCCTACCCCGGGTCAGGAGCTGCTCAGCACCCTCACCGGACCTTCCAGCGCCCTGCTGCCCACCCAGGCCGCCCCGCTGGCCGTGGTCTACATCGGGCTGTGCTGGCTGCTGACCTACCTGCTGCTGCGCAGCCGGGACCTGTAGCCGCCAGGCATTTTTCCGGCACAAAAAAGAGCCTTCATGCGGCATGAAGGCTCTTTTTTTATTGGGGTTCATTAGGTGTCGGGCCTGGCGGCCCGGGCTACGGCTTGGGCTCTTTCTGCAGGGAGTTGGCGTAGTTCACGATAAAGGCCAGGTCGCGGGCTTCGGTGAAGGTGAGGCGGTTGTCTTTGGCATACTGCTCGATCTGCTTGGCATGCTGGCGGAAGGCGGCCAGCAAATCCTTCTTCGGATTGCGCAACGACAGCACGTTGCCGCTGGGCAGCCCCAGGTAAAAGGCGTCCCTGATTTCGTTGTAGTACATGGTGCGGGGCATGCCGTAGCCATAGCCGCCGTACATGGGATTGTTGTACACCGGCCGCTCAATCAGCGACTCGCGGCGCAGCAGGAGGTTGGGGCCGCCGCTGAGCTGCTCAAAAAACGCGGGCGACTTGAAGTCGCTGTAGTCGTTGTCGTGGTTCCAGCGGAAAGTGCGGAACACGCGCACCAGGCTGGTGTCGCGCCGCTCGCGGCGGGGGCGCGGGGGCATGTTGTAGTACGGGTTGCCGTAGTAGTAGCCCGAGCGGCTGTCGAAAAAGTCGTCGTAGTAGTTGCGGCGGTCATCCTGCTGGCCTTTCACGGCAAAGCTCTGCACGGCGACGGCCGAGAAGGTATTCACGGTGTTGTCCGGCATCGTGAGCAGAATCACGTCCTCGTTGCGGTGCAGCAGCAAGGGGCCCTGGAGCGTGTCGCCGGAGGTCAGCAGCACGGTGCTGCCCGCAAACTGCTGCGTGAACGTCTGGCGCTGCTGGGCTGCCGCCGGGCCGCCCAAGCCGAGCGCCAGCGCCAGGGTCAGCAGGCCCGCCCGGCAAGAGTGAAGCAATGTTTTCATAGCGGAAGAAAGATACCCTAAAATTCACGTTTTCAACCGGCCGGGCGGCTGTTTCTGCGGTTCTTTCGCCTACGCAGTAAACCATGCGCACGGCCACTTTCCTGCACAAACCGCGCCCGTCCGCCCGGGGTTCAGCCGCGGTATTATTACGCCGTAGCGGCCGGGCTGCGGCTACTCTGGTCAGGGCTTTTCCCTGGCTCCGGCGCGCTACCGGCGGGGGCCGGCGGGGGCGGCAGCAGTAGCGCCAGCGCCGCCGCTTCAGCCTCCAGGGCTTCGGCCCGCACCCGCAGCAGGTGCCACTTGGCCGCCCGGCCCGGACCAAACTGCCGGCCCCGGCCCCTTAGCCAGTTCCGGAGCGGAGTCTGGTCGTCTTCTTCGCCGAAACTCGTGGATGCAGGCAGCTCGGCCAATATGGCCGCTATGGCCGCTTGCCAGCGGCTGGCATACACGGCCCGCGCCGTGAGGGGCCGCATCTGGTAGCGCAGCTGGCCGGCCTGAAGCAGGCAGATGCGGTGGCGCTGCCGCAACGGCTCGGGGTCGGGCGCGGCGGCGGCGGCGGGCAGCGGCTCGTCCTCGGCATACGGCCCAAAAGGCTGGGGCACGTGCCGCAGCAACGGCAAGAGCCGCTGCTGCAAGCTCATACTCAGTCCGCGGCGGCCCGATTCGATATGCCCGATAATCGCCTTGCCCACGTCTAAAATCAGGGCCAGCTCTTCCTGCTTCAGGTTGAAATAGTGCCGCACGGCCCCTATGGGCGTGGTCGGCAATACGCGGCGACGAGAAGCCATACGCTGAAAAAGTAAAACGTAGAGTTATTGCTAATACTAAGAAATAAGTCTACCTAACTGTTTGTGTAGTCTTACCTATGCCCTCCGAACTGGCTACTGGTACTCCCGGCACATAAAAGCCCATCGGGCAGCGCACGACAGGCTACCTCTTTCCTCGAAGTGCACGAAACTCATCTCCCATCTGGGTTTCGTGAACGTTGCAAGGTGAACCAGTTTCTTGAACTCAGTCTGGGCCGTAGAGCCCCTTTGCCACGCCGGTAGACAGGCATGGGCGGTAGTTCAGGAAAGGGAGGGTGGCTGTTGCAGTACTCGGCGTTAACTCGGCTGACAGGCAGTCTAGAGCTTAAAGTAAGCCCACAATGCGCTGAAACGCTCCTTTTACCTCTTCACATCGCCTGACGTAAGCCCCTTTTGAGTTGTTTGCCGACTTCTGCAACAGCCACGGGGGATTACTGACGATGGTGAGCCAACTCTTCTACCAGTAGGACATAGTCGTCCAACTCCCCAGCAGTGTAGCCGGTGTCAAGAAGGGCTTGGTTCGCGAAGCGCAACAAGGCAAGCCACTGCGCCATAAAGCCGACTTGGTCTGCTTCCACTACCGGGGAGGCATTCAACGCATCTACCGGTGCGTACACACTCTCCCATAAAGCGGTGACCTGTACGCGGCCAGCTGCTACTGCCACCTGCCAGTCTACCCGAAACGAATTAGAAGGCCAGCAAATGGTAAAGCTTCCCATTGAACAAGTTCGTAGTTGCTGAACGAGGAAGATGATGTCATGAATGATGATGCCCAGGTCGAACTTGTAGGAGAGTGGCACCGATACGCCATTCCAGAGTAGAACGGCGCCATCGTTCATCTGGGGGAAACACGATTCTAACGCTTCTGCTAGGCTCGTATCATTCATGTCTTTTACTCCCGGTTGGGTCGATGGAAATAACTTCAGGTCAACCATGGACTAAGTGAAAGCGAGGATAGCACCACTCAATGAAAGAAAAGTTTGCGTTCAGCAAAACGGTGGTTTACGTTAGAAAGAGTGGGGTGTGC is a window from the Hymenobacter aquaticus genome containing:
- a CDS encoding helix-turn-helix domain-containing protein; this encodes MASRRRVLPTTPIGAVRHYFNLKQEELALILDVGKAIIGHIESGRRGLSMSLQQRLLPLLRHVPQPFGPYAEDEPLPAAAAAPDPEPLRQRHRICLLQAGQLRYQMRPLTARAVYASRWQAAIAAILAELPASTSFGEEDDQTPLRNWLRGRGRQFGPGRAAKWHLLRVRAEALEAEAAALALLLPPPPAPAGSAPEPGKSPDQSSRSPAATA